GTTATCCGTTCGCGCTGGCGACGCCCGTCATCGACAAGCTGCGCTTCGTGCACCGCGTCATCGCGGCATCGGCGGCGAAACAAGCGGCGCCCAAAGAAAAGGCCGCTTCCATCTGACTGGAGCGGCCCTGGCCGGCATGAACGGGCGCGGCTATTTCTTCTGTTGCAGAAGCGCCCTCAACTCTTCGACATTTTCCTCGACGCGTTTCTGGATGACCGCGTACGACTCGGCCTGCGACTGATAGGCGGCCTGCGCAAGCTGCTGCATGTTGGCGAGCGCCTTATGCAACGTCTGCTGAACAAGCTCGGCAGCCTGTGGGGACGCCACACCGCCTGAACTCGACATCTGGCTGGCAAGCGCCTGCAGTTCGCCCAGCGTCGTGCGCAACATCTCGGCCTGCTTCTGCGCGAGCGACTGCATGCCCTGGAAGGCGGTCTGGTTCGCCGCGACCAGCGCTTCGACGTCCTTGCGCCGCGCTTCCATGATGGCGGGCACGTCGAAGCCGGGCAGCTTGAACTGCTCGAGCATTTTGGTGAAATCGCCAAACGGATTGGCGGCGTCAGGTTTTTCCATGCTAGATCCTCCCGAGATTGCGAACACACAGCCGTGCGCGTGGAAAGGCTGTCTGGTCCTTCTTTGCGCGTCGGCCAACCCTGGTGGCGCCACACTGCCCGCCCTGCTCGTTTAGACACAGCGCTTGCTGAATCCCGGCGGCGCGTTCCTGGATCATGCGCTTTCTGTCCGCATTGCGCCAGCCAGCGATGCCCACGCAGGGGCGATCTGCCGACCGGGTTGAGCGACGCATCCGTGACGCAATGCACTATCCTCTCTACGAGAAAGCCGGTTGCCCCAACCGGTATAACCGATGCGCCGGATGCAAAACGCATCAGCGGCGCCGCACAGAGGGCCTCATCGATGGAAGCAGCGACGAATAGGGCAACCACCGCCCGGCGGACGATCGCCGACCTGCCGAGTCCGAAAGGATTACCGTTTCTCGGCAACCTGCATCAGCTAGTGCCGGAAAGACTTCATTTGATCCTGGAAAAATGGGCCGAAGAACTGGGCACGCCCTATCGGTTCCAGTTCGCCGGCTCGCCGGTGATCGTCTGGACGGATACCGAACTCGTCCAGAGCATCATGCGCGAGCGGCCGCACCGCTATCGCCGCTATTCGACGCTGGAATCGGTGCTGGAAGAGATCGGCGCAAACGGTCTCTTTTCCGCCGAGGGCGCGGTCTGGGAACCGCAACGCCGGCTGGTCATGCAGGCGCTGTCGATTCCGCATATCAAGGCGTTCTACCCGGCGTTGAGCGTGATCACCGAGCGGCTGCATGCGCGCTGGTCGCGCGCCGCCGCGCAGGGCAAGGTCATGCAAATGACGGAAGAACTCAAGCGCTATACCGTCGACGTCACGAGCGCACTCGCATTCGGGGAAGATCCCCGTACGCTGGACAAGGACAGCGGCGTCATCCAGGAACAGCTGGCGGCGATCCTGCCGATGGTGATGACGCGCATCAACACGCCTTTCCCTTACTGGCGCTACGTCAGGTTGCCGCGCGACCGGCGCTTCGATCGCGCGCTCACCGAAGTGCACCGTTATGTGCGTCAGATGATGGAGCGTGCCCGGCAACGCATGCGCGACGATCCGTCGGAGACGCCGCGCCATCTGCTCGAAGCCATGCTGGCCATGCGCGACGCGCCCGATTCCGGCATCACCGACGACCAGGTGGCCGCCAATGTGCTGACGCTGCTGCTGGCCGGCGAGGACACGACCGCCAATTCAATCGCGTGGACGCTGCTGTATCTCGCCACCGACCAGCCGCTGCAACAGCGCCTCGCCGAACAGGCGCGAAGTGCGCTGGGCGCGTCGCCGGTGTGCCCGGACTACGCCACGCTGAAAGAGCTGGATCTGTTCGAGGCGCTCTGCACTGAAACGGGCCGGCTACGACCCGTGGCGGCCATCCAGTCGTTCGAACCGCTGGAAGATGTGTGTCTGCAGGATGTCATGCTGCCGGCCGGCACGAAGATGTTCTTCCTGAACCGTCCCGCGATGCTCGATGCCCGCAATTTCGTCGAGCCGCTCAGCTACGACCCGGACCGCTGGCTGCACCAGCGCGACCCGTCGCGCGGCGCGCACGAAACGCGCGCTTACCTGCAGTTCGGCGGCGGCCCGCGGGTCTGTCCTGGGCGGCATCTGGCCAGCGTGGAAATGCGCCTCGTGCTGTCGATGCTGATGGCGAACTTCACCGTGGAACTGGCGGTCGATCCGGGCACCATCAAGGAAGTTTCAGCCTTTACGATGGTGCCCAGTTCGATGCCGGTCAGGCTGGCGATAAGGCCCTAGCCTGCGGGCCCTCGCCGCTTCCGGGTGTTACTCGACTGCCGGGAAATCCAGCGTCGTGTCGTTCACGCGGTTGACCAGATTGGTGAACGTGATGGACGTCACGGCCAGCGCGATTTCGATCAGCTGACGCTCGCTGTAACCCGCTTCGCGCACCGCGTCAACTTCGGCCGCCGGCACCGTGCCGCGCGTATCGACGAGCGTGCGGACAAACCGCACCAGCGCATCGCGCTTCGCATCGCCGGTGGCGGA
The DNA window shown above is from Paraburkholderia sp. BL10I2N1 and carries:
- a CDS encoding phasin family protein, whose product is MEKPDAANPFGDFTKMLEQFKLPGFDVPAIMEARRKDVEALVAANQTAFQGMQSLAQKQAEMLRTTLGELQALASQMSSSGGVASPQAAELVQQTLHKALANMQQLAQAAYQSQAESYAVIQKRVEENVEELRALLQQKK
- a CDS encoding cytochrome P450, producing MEAATNRATTARRTIADLPSPKGLPFLGNLHQLVPERLHLILEKWAEELGTPYRFQFAGSPVIVWTDTELVQSIMRERPHRYRRYSTLESVLEEIGANGLFSAEGAVWEPQRRLVMQALSIPHIKAFYPALSVITERLHARWSRAAAQGKVMQMTEELKRYTVDVTSALAFGEDPRTLDKDSGVIQEQLAAILPMVMTRINTPFPYWRYVRLPRDRRFDRALTEVHRYVRQMMERARQRMRDDPSETPRHLLEAMLAMRDAPDSGITDDQVAANVLTLLLAGEDTTANSIAWTLLYLATDQPLQQRLAEQARSALGASPVCPDYATLKELDLFEALCTETGRLRPVAAIQSFEPLEDVCLQDVMLPAGTKMFFLNRPAMLDARNFVEPLSYDPDRWLHQRDPSRGAHETRAYLQFGGGPRVCPGRHLASVEMRLVLSMLMANFTVELAVDPGTIKEVSAFTMVPSSMPVRLAIRP